ACGGAGCAGGCCGCGCGGATCGAGGAGGCGCTCGACGCGGTCGGACTGCGCGACGTCGCGCGGACCCTCACCCGGCGCTACTCCGGCGGCATGATCCGGCGGCTGGAAATCGCGCAGAGCCTGCTGCACCGGCCGGCCGTGCTCTTCATGGACGAGCCGACCGTCGGCCTCGACCCCGTCGCCCATCGGGCGATCTGGGACGACATCGACGATCTGCGCCGGCGGTACGGGATGACCATGCTCATCACGACGCACGACATGGCCGAGGCCGACGCCCACTGCGATCGCGTGGGCGTGATGCATCTCGGCAGGGTCGTCGCGATCGGGACGCCCGCGGAATTGAAGGCGCAGGTCGGGCCGGCGGCGACGCTCGACGACGTCTTCGCGGAGTTCACCGGCAGCCAGATCGTCACAGGAGGC
This is a stretch of genomic DNA from bacterium. It encodes these proteins:
- a CDS encoding ATP-binding cassette domain-containing protein codes for the protein MNEGQPAVRTHQLTKRFTDVTAVDGVSIEVRAGEIFGLIGPNGAGKSTMIKILTTLLPPTSGTAWIAGADILTHPARVRRRIGYVPQAVSADGALTGYENLWISARLQNIPGTEQAARIEEALDAVGLRDVARTLTRRYSGGMIRRLEIAQSLLHRPAVLFMDEPTVGLDPVAHRAIWDDIDDLRRRYGMTMLITTHDMAEADAHCDRVGVMHLGRVVAIGTPAELKAQVGPAATLDDVFAEFTGSQIVTGGSYREVLRTRRTARRHS